Proteins encoded together in one Venturia canescens isolate UGA chromosome 10, ASM1945775v1, whole genome shotgun sequence window:
- the Tmc gene encoding transmembrane channel-like protein 3 isoform X6 has translation MRRTSSVFTTSSGETAISMEEQRGSRGEEEDQQFGQLRESGAQEEIFENLKLHKEVISSIKLQPWKLGRKMKLVRRAKNYVTRHEGVLQERLAQSKNTRDAVARLSIFINKKWQYLRRELMNLETWMVPWELRIKEIESHFGSAVASYFIFLRWLFWINLVVSFVLTAFVAIPEVLMANPEEAGERKFMLPEEKVKSKHLLTLWEFEGVVKYSPFFYGWYTNQVSNRSVYKLPLAYFLANLIVYAYSFVAILRKMAENSRMSKLSEKEDECAFSWKLFTGWDFMIGNPETAHNRIAGIVLGFKESLLEEAEKEKKLGHWKIIAARIIVNLSVISLLVASAYAVVQVVARSTESDAESGGWWRQNEITIVMSLISYIFPLFFEILGIFENYHPRKQLRLQLARIMLLNLLNLYSLIFALFDKISSMDVELKSLKPTIESSSTRSFPSPPPPDSNFIKTKCEKVGVPCQESIYRYYGALASMSLLFMSNVSSLNETTSSLRYYDSSGINNDNETLAREIASKSSIYSADESAAIPGTPSMKVTSDELPPSPPLLNFQSSWSLDENYLGSVEEKNKNMNYVDYDSLNYPDSSEYDATSFTDVFNETSGRIETTIATTVSDSSTGQALPNDAISQTHTEIIRCYEIICNGCDSASSQTQRNNKYEEKYQGTGGAASLPPLKLLDMKTRKKLRRLCWETMFGQELAKLTVMDLVLTIIATLGVDFLRALFIRFMNSWWCWDLEKQFPQYGDFKIAENILHLVNNQGLVWMGMFFSPGLTVLNLAKLGILMYLRSWAVLTCNVPHEVVFRASRSNNFYLALLLTMLFLCVLPVGYAIVWVEPSWHCGPFSGYPRIYHLATESLRNALPGETLHKCLDYIASPGIVIPLIVLMALIIYYMLSLASSLREANDDLKIQLRQERTEERRKMFRIAEKRGQLREAPFAKWKKILPVLASHEKSSETPVSKAISSFFDLKNRREARIRSINSEVDEATDDEQHFSLPHDPGAYSRERANSDMPGKKHACFNDDDRGTIPKIRVDTTGAPNQSNRQRSLEETTFRSDTTT, from the exons ATGAGACGAACGTCATCCGTTTTCACAACCAGCTCCGGGGA AACAGCGATATCGATGGAGGAGCAACGAGGGAGCAGAGGCGAGGAAGAGGACCAACAATTTGGACAGCTACGGGAGAGCGGGGCGCAAGAGgaaatctttgaaaatttgaaattgcaCAAGGAGGTGATAAGCTCGATAAAACTGCAGCCGTGGAAATtggggagaaaaatgaaactggTGCGGCGAGCGAAAAATTACGTAACAAGGCACGAGGGCGTTTTGCAGGAGAGACTGGCTCAGAGCAAAAACACGAGGGATGCCGTCGCGAGATTGTCCATCTTCATTAATaaa AAATGGCAATATTTGAGACGGGAATTGATGAATCTGGAAACGTGGATGGTGCCTTGGGAGCTACGGATCAAAGAAATCGAGTCTCATTTTGGCTCGGCGGTCGCTTCGTACTTTATATTTCTTCGTTGGCTGTTCTGGATTAATTTAGTCGTTTCCTTCGTACTCACCGCATTCGTCGCAATACCGGAAGTATTGATGGCCAATCCAGAAGAAGCCGGAGAGAGAAAATTTATGCTACccgaagaaaaagtaaaatcgAAGCATTTGCTTACGCTTTGGGAATTCGAGGGAGTTGTCAAGTACTCACCGTTCTTCTATGGATGGTATACCAATCAGGTTTCCAATAGAAGCGTATACAAACTTCCGTTGGCTTATTTTCTTGCTAATTTGATCGTCTACGCGTACAGCTTCGTCGCAATTTTACGCAA AATGGCGGAGAATTCTCGAATGAGCAAACTCTCGGAGAAGGAAGACGAATGCGCGTTCTCTTGGAAGCTCTTTACCGGTTGGGATTTTATGATCGGAAATCCGGAAACTGCCCACAATCGGATCGCCGGTATTGTCCTCGGCTTCAAAGAATCTCTCCTCGAGGAGgctgagaaggaaaaaaagcttgGCCA TTGGAAAATAATAGCGGCCCGAATTATTGTAAATCTCTCGGTGATATCGCTCTTGGTCGCTTCGGCTTACGCGGTCGTTCAAGTAGTAGCGAGAAGCACCGAGTCCGATGCGGAAAGCGGCGGTTGGTGGCGacaaaatgaaataacaatcGTCATGTCCCTCATATCTTACATATTTCCCCTATTCTTCGAGATACTGGGTATCTTTGAAAATTACCATCCTCGCAAACAATTGCGATTGCAATTGGCCAG aATTATGCTTCTCAATCTTCTCAATCTTTACTCGTTGATTTTTGCACTCTTCGATAAAATAAGCAGTATG GACGTCGAGTTAAAGTCTTTGAAGCCAACGATCGAGAGTAGTAGTACGCGGTCGTTCCCGTCCCCACCGCCGCCAGACTCAAATTTCATCAAGACAAAGTGTGAAAAAGTTGGTGTACCTTGCCAAGAATCAATTTATCGTTATTACGGAGCTTTGGCTTCGATGAGTCTCCTCTTTATGTCAAATGTGTCGTCCTTGAACGAGACAACCTCGAGTCTCCGATATTACGATTCATCGGGAATCAATAACGATAACGAGACTTTGGCGAGGGAAATAGCATCGAAATCAAGTATTTATTCCGCCGACGAATCAGCTGCTATTCCGGGGACTCCGAGTATGAAAGTAACTTCGGACGAAttgcccccctcccccccgtTGTTGAACTTTCAGTCGTCATGGTctctcgatgaaaattatCTCGGATccgtcgaagaaaaaaataaaaatatgaattacGTTGACTACGATTCGCTCAATTATCCAGACTCGTCGGAATATGACGCAACGAGTTTCACAGatgttttcaatgaaacgtccGGCAGAATCGAGACTACGATAGCAACGACGGTGAGTGACTCGAGTACCGGCCAGGCTCTTCCTAACGACGCGATATCCCAAACCCACACCGAAATTATCAGGTGTTACGAGATAATCTGTAACGGTTGCGATTCGGCATCATCGCAGACACAGAGGAACAACAAATACGAGGAAAAATATCAAGGGACGGGGGGGG CAGCAAGTTTGCCTCCGTTGAAGCTTTTGGAcatgaaaactcgaaaaaaattacgacGACTCTGTTGGGAGACGATGTTTGGCCAGGAGTTGGCCAAGCTCACCGTCATGGATCTG GTACTGACGATCATCGCGACGCTGGGAGTTGACTTTCTTCGGGCTCTTTTTATACGTTTTATGAATTCGTGGTGGTGTTGGGACTTGGAGAAACAGTTTCCCCAATACGGGGATTTCAAGATTGCCGAGAATATATTACATCTCGTCAATAATCAGGGATTAGTTTGGATGGGAATGTTTTTCAGTCCTGGTTTGACCGTATTGAATCTGGCTAAATTGGGAATTCTCATGTATCTCAGATCTTGGGCTGTTTTGACGTGTAACGTGCCGCACGAAGTTGTCTTTCGAGCTTCGAG GTCCAACAACTTCTATCTCGCTCTCTTACTCACCATGCTGTTTCTTTGCGTTTTACCTGTCGGTTACGCAATCGTATGGGTCGAACCTTCGTGGCACTGCGGACCGTTTTCCGGCTATCCGAGAATTTACCACTTGGCTACGGAAAGTCTGAGAAACGCTCTGCCCGGAGAAACTCTCCACAA GTGCTTGGATTACATCGCGTCGCCTGGCATTGTAATTCCGCTTATCGTTCTTATGGCCCTCATTATTTACTACATGCTCTCTCTCGCCAGCTCTTTGAGGGAAGCCAACGACGATTTAAAG ATTCAGTTGCGCCAGGAAAGAACGGAGGAGCGACGTAAAATGTTCAGAATCGCCGAAAAAAGAGGACAACTTCGGGAGGCGCCATTcgcgaaatggaaaaaaattctcccgGTATTGGCGTCCCATGAGAAATCAAGCGAAACACCGGTTTCAAAAG CTATAAgcagttttttcgatttaaaaaatcgtcgagAGGCGAGAATTCGATCGATTAATTCGGAGGTCGACGAGGCAACGGACGATGAGCAACATTTTTCGCTTCCTCACGATCCTGGGGCTTATTCGCGCGAAAGAGCCAACTCTGACATGCCCGGGAAAAAACACGCTTGTTTCAACGACGA CGATCGAGGGACCATTCCGAAAATTCGTGTAGACACCACAGGAGCCCCGAATCAATCTAATCGACAGCGGAGTCTCGAAGAAACAACCTTCAGATCAGACACGACGACTTga
- the Tmc gene encoding transmembrane channel-like protein 3 isoform X5 yields MPLSSTIIRERTSSDGAEKDEDDDDYSASISAIIQRRNSIRKSRRRNHARATSVVAEDDAYNFGVSPIMRRTSSVFTTSSGETAISMEEQRGSRGEEEDQQFGQLRESGAQEEIFENLKLHKEVISSIKLQPWKLGRKMKLVRRAKNYVTRHEGVLQERLAQSKNTRDAVARLSIFINKKWQYLRRELMNLETWMVPWELRIKEIESHFGSAVASYFIFLRWLFWINLVVSFVLTAFVAIPEVLMANPEEAGERKFMLPEEKVKSKHLLTLWEFEGVVKYSPFFYGWYTNQVSNRSVYKLPLAYFLANLIVYAYSFVAILRKMAENSRMSKLSEKEDECAFSWKLFTGWDFMIGNPETAHNRIAGIVLGFKESLLEEAEKEKKLGHWKIIAARIIVNLSVISLLVASAYAVVQVVARSTESDAESGGWWRQNEITIVMSLISYIFPLFFEILGIFENYHPRKQLRLQLARIMLLNLLNLYSLIFALFDKISSMDVELKSLKPTIESSSTRSFPSPPPPDSNFIKTKCEKVGVPCQESIYRYYGALASMSLLFMSNVSSLNETTSSLRYYDSSGINNDNETLAREIASKSSIYSADESAAIPGTPSMKVTSDELPPSPPLLNFQSSWSLDENYLGSVEEKNKNMNYVDYDSLNYPDSSEYDATSFTDVFNETSGRIETTIATTVSDSSTGQALPNDAISQTHTEIIRCYEIICNGCDSASSQTQRNNKYEEKYQGTGGAASLPPLKLLDMKTRKKLRRLCWETMFGQELAKLTVMDLVLTIIATLGVDFLRALFIRFMNSWWCWDLEKQFPQYGDFKIAENILHLVNNQGLVWMGMFFSPGLTVLNLAKLGILMYLRSWAVLTCNVPHEVVFRASRSNNFYLALLLTMLFLCVLPVGYAIVWVEPSWHCGPFSGYPRIYHLATESLRNALPGETLHKCLDYIASPGIVIPLIVLMALIIYYMLSLASSLREANDDLKIQLRQERTEERRKMFRIAEKRGQLREAPFAKWKKILPVLASHEKSSETPVSKAISSFFDLKNRREARIRSINSEVDEATDDEQHFSLPHDPGAYSRERANSDMPGKKHACFNDDDRGTIPKIRVDTTGAPNQSNRQRSLEETTFRSDTTT; encoded by the exons ATGCCGTTGTCATCTACCATTATCCGTG AGCGAACCTCTTCCGATGGAGCCGAAAAGGATGAAGACGATGACGATTATTCGGCGTCGATTAGTGCGATTATACAGAGAAGAAATTCCATCCGAAAGTCAAGAAGGAGAAATCACGCGAGAGCTACCTCCGTCGTTGCGGAGGATGATGCATATAATTTTGGAGTTTCTCCGATAATGAGACGAACGTCATCCGTTTTCACAACCAGCTCCGGGGA AACAGCGATATCGATGGAGGAGCAACGAGGGAGCAGAGGCGAGGAAGAGGACCAACAATTTGGACAGCTACGGGAGAGCGGGGCGCAAGAGgaaatctttgaaaatttgaaattgcaCAAGGAGGTGATAAGCTCGATAAAACTGCAGCCGTGGAAATtggggagaaaaatgaaactggTGCGGCGAGCGAAAAATTACGTAACAAGGCACGAGGGCGTTTTGCAGGAGAGACTGGCTCAGAGCAAAAACACGAGGGATGCCGTCGCGAGATTGTCCATCTTCATTAATaaa AAATGGCAATATTTGAGACGGGAATTGATGAATCTGGAAACGTGGATGGTGCCTTGGGAGCTACGGATCAAAGAAATCGAGTCTCATTTTGGCTCGGCGGTCGCTTCGTACTTTATATTTCTTCGTTGGCTGTTCTGGATTAATTTAGTCGTTTCCTTCGTACTCACCGCATTCGTCGCAATACCGGAAGTATTGATGGCCAATCCAGAAGAAGCCGGAGAGAGAAAATTTATGCTACccgaagaaaaagtaaaatcgAAGCATTTGCTTACGCTTTGGGAATTCGAGGGAGTTGTCAAGTACTCACCGTTCTTCTATGGATGGTATACCAATCAGGTTTCCAATAGAAGCGTATACAAACTTCCGTTGGCTTATTTTCTTGCTAATTTGATCGTCTACGCGTACAGCTTCGTCGCAATTTTACGCAA AATGGCGGAGAATTCTCGAATGAGCAAACTCTCGGAGAAGGAAGACGAATGCGCGTTCTCTTGGAAGCTCTTTACCGGTTGGGATTTTATGATCGGAAATCCGGAAACTGCCCACAATCGGATCGCCGGTATTGTCCTCGGCTTCAAAGAATCTCTCCTCGAGGAGgctgagaaggaaaaaaagcttgGCCA TTGGAAAATAATAGCGGCCCGAATTATTGTAAATCTCTCGGTGATATCGCTCTTGGTCGCTTCGGCTTACGCGGTCGTTCAAGTAGTAGCGAGAAGCACCGAGTCCGATGCGGAAAGCGGCGGTTGGTGGCGacaaaatgaaataacaatcGTCATGTCCCTCATATCTTACATATTTCCCCTATTCTTCGAGATACTGGGTATCTTTGAAAATTACCATCCTCGCAAACAATTGCGATTGCAATTGGCCAG aATTATGCTTCTCAATCTTCTCAATCTTTACTCGTTGATTTTTGCACTCTTCGATAAAATAAGCAGTATG GACGTCGAGTTAAAGTCTTTGAAGCCAACGATCGAGAGTAGTAGTACGCGGTCGTTCCCGTCCCCACCGCCGCCAGACTCAAATTTCATCAAGACAAAGTGTGAAAAAGTTGGTGTACCTTGCCAAGAATCAATTTATCGTTATTACGGAGCTTTGGCTTCGATGAGTCTCCTCTTTATGTCAAATGTGTCGTCCTTGAACGAGACAACCTCGAGTCTCCGATATTACGATTCATCGGGAATCAATAACGATAACGAGACTTTGGCGAGGGAAATAGCATCGAAATCAAGTATTTATTCCGCCGACGAATCAGCTGCTATTCCGGGGACTCCGAGTATGAAAGTAACTTCGGACGAAttgcccccctcccccccgtTGTTGAACTTTCAGTCGTCATGGTctctcgatgaaaattatCTCGGATccgtcgaagaaaaaaataaaaatatgaattacGTTGACTACGATTCGCTCAATTATCCAGACTCGTCGGAATATGACGCAACGAGTTTCACAGatgttttcaatgaaacgtccGGCAGAATCGAGACTACGATAGCAACGACGGTGAGTGACTCGAGTACCGGCCAGGCTCTTCCTAACGACGCGATATCCCAAACCCACACCGAAATTATCAGGTGTTACGAGATAATCTGTAACGGTTGCGATTCGGCATCATCGCAGACACAGAGGAACAACAAATACGAGGAAAAATATCAAGGGACGGGGGGGG CAGCAAGTTTGCCTCCGTTGAAGCTTTTGGAcatgaaaactcgaaaaaaattacgacGACTCTGTTGGGAGACGATGTTTGGCCAGGAGTTGGCCAAGCTCACCGTCATGGATCTG GTACTGACGATCATCGCGACGCTGGGAGTTGACTTTCTTCGGGCTCTTTTTATACGTTTTATGAATTCGTGGTGGTGTTGGGACTTGGAGAAACAGTTTCCCCAATACGGGGATTTCAAGATTGCCGAGAATATATTACATCTCGTCAATAATCAGGGATTAGTTTGGATGGGAATGTTTTTCAGTCCTGGTTTGACCGTATTGAATCTGGCTAAATTGGGAATTCTCATGTATCTCAGATCTTGGGCTGTTTTGACGTGTAACGTGCCGCACGAAGTTGTCTTTCGAGCTTCGAG GTCCAACAACTTCTATCTCGCTCTCTTACTCACCATGCTGTTTCTTTGCGTTTTACCTGTCGGTTACGCAATCGTATGGGTCGAACCTTCGTGGCACTGCGGACCGTTTTCCGGCTATCCGAGAATTTACCACTTGGCTACGGAAAGTCTGAGAAACGCTCTGCCCGGAGAAACTCTCCACAA GTGCTTGGATTACATCGCGTCGCCTGGCATTGTAATTCCGCTTATCGTTCTTATGGCCCTCATTATTTACTACATGCTCTCTCTCGCCAGCTCTTTGAGGGAAGCCAACGACGATTTAAAG ATTCAGTTGCGCCAGGAAAGAACGGAGGAGCGACGTAAAATGTTCAGAATCGCCGAAAAAAGAGGACAACTTCGGGAGGCGCCATTcgcgaaatggaaaaaaattctcccgGTATTGGCGTCCCATGAGAAATCAAGCGAAACACCGGTTTCAAAAG CTATAAgcagttttttcgatttaaaaaatcgtcgagAGGCGAGAATTCGATCGATTAATTCGGAGGTCGACGAGGCAACGGACGATGAGCAACATTTTTCGCTTCCTCACGATCCTGGGGCTTATTCGCGCGAAAGAGCCAACTCTGACATGCCCGGGAAAAAACACGCTTGTTTCAACGACGA CGATCGAGGGACCATTCCGAAAATTCGTGTAGACACCACAGGAGCCCCGAATCAATCTAATCGACAGCGGAGTCTCGAAGAAACAACCTTCAGATCAGACACGACGACTTga
- the Tmc gene encoding transmembrane channel-like protein 3 isoform X1, whose amino-acid sequence MLLFRFCASRRHIEVRVRRRIKRTSSDGAEKDEDDDDYSASISAIIQRRNSIRKSRRRNHARATSVVAEDDAYNFGVSPIMRRTSSVFTTSSGETAISMEEQRGSRGEEEDQQFGQLRESGAQEEIFENLKLHKEVISSIKLQPWKLGRKMKLVRRAKNYVTRHEGVLQERLAQSKNTRDAVARLSIFINKKWQYLRRELMNLETWMVPWELRIKEIESHFGSAVASYFIFLRWLFWINLVVSFVLTAFVAIPEVLMANPEEAGERKFMLPEEKVKSKHLLTLWEFEGVVKYSPFFYGWYTNQVSNRSVYKLPLAYFLANLIVYAYSFVAILRKMAENSRMSKLSEKEDECAFSWKLFTGWDFMIGNPETAHNRIAGIVLGFKESLLEEAEKEKKLGHWKIIAARIIVNLSVISLLVASAYAVVQVVARSTESDAESGGWWRQNEITIVMSLISYIFPLFFEILGIFENYHPRKQLRLQLARIMLLNLLNLYSLIFALFDKISSMDVELKSLKPTIESSSTRSFPSPPPPDSNFIKTKCEKVGVPCQESIYRYYGALASMSLLFMSNVSSLNETTSSLRYYDSSGINNDNETLAREIASKSSIYSADESAAIPGTPSMKVTSDELPPSPPLLNFQSSWSLDENYLGSVEEKNKNMNYVDYDSLNYPDSSEYDATSFTDVFNETSGRIETTIATTVSDSSTGQALPNDAISQTHTEIIRCYEIICNGCDSASSQTQRNNKYEEKYQGTGGAASLPPLKLLDMKTRKKLRRLCWETMFGQELAKLTVMDLVLTIIATLGVDFLRALFIRFMNSWWCWDLEKQFPQYGDFKIAENILHLVNNQGLVWMGMFFSPGLTVLNLAKLGILMYLRSWAVLTCNVPHEVVFRASRSNNFYLALLLTMLFLCVLPVGYAIVWVEPSWHCGPFSGYPRIYHLATESLRNALPGETLHKCLDYIASPGIVIPLIVLMALIIYYMLSLASSLREANDDLKIQLRQERTEERRKMFRIAEKRGQLREAPFAKWKKILPVLASHEKSSETPVSKAISSFFDLKNRREARIRSINSEVDEATDDEQHFSLPHDPGAYSRERANSDMPGKKHACFNDDDRGTIPKIRVDTTGAPNQSNRQRSLEETTFRSDTTT is encoded by the exons ATGTTATTGTTTCGTTTTTGTGCGTCGAGGAGACACATCGAGGTTCGTGTGCGTCGCCGAATAA AGCGAACCTCTTCCGATGGAGCCGAAAAGGATGAAGACGATGACGATTATTCGGCGTCGATTAGTGCGATTATACAGAGAAGAAATTCCATCCGAAAGTCAAGAAGGAGAAATCACGCGAGAGCTACCTCCGTCGTTGCGGAGGATGATGCATATAATTTTGGAGTTTCTCCGATAATGAGACGAACGTCATCCGTTTTCACAACCAGCTCCGGGGA AACAGCGATATCGATGGAGGAGCAACGAGGGAGCAGAGGCGAGGAAGAGGACCAACAATTTGGACAGCTACGGGAGAGCGGGGCGCAAGAGgaaatctttgaaaatttgaaattgcaCAAGGAGGTGATAAGCTCGATAAAACTGCAGCCGTGGAAATtggggagaaaaatgaaactggTGCGGCGAGCGAAAAATTACGTAACAAGGCACGAGGGCGTTTTGCAGGAGAGACTGGCTCAGAGCAAAAACACGAGGGATGCCGTCGCGAGATTGTCCATCTTCATTAATaaa AAATGGCAATATTTGAGACGGGAATTGATGAATCTGGAAACGTGGATGGTGCCTTGGGAGCTACGGATCAAAGAAATCGAGTCTCATTTTGGCTCGGCGGTCGCTTCGTACTTTATATTTCTTCGTTGGCTGTTCTGGATTAATTTAGTCGTTTCCTTCGTACTCACCGCATTCGTCGCAATACCGGAAGTATTGATGGCCAATCCAGAAGAAGCCGGAGAGAGAAAATTTATGCTACccgaagaaaaagtaaaatcgAAGCATTTGCTTACGCTTTGGGAATTCGAGGGAGTTGTCAAGTACTCACCGTTCTTCTATGGATGGTATACCAATCAGGTTTCCAATAGAAGCGTATACAAACTTCCGTTGGCTTATTTTCTTGCTAATTTGATCGTCTACGCGTACAGCTTCGTCGCAATTTTACGCAA AATGGCGGAGAATTCTCGAATGAGCAAACTCTCGGAGAAGGAAGACGAATGCGCGTTCTCTTGGAAGCTCTTTACCGGTTGGGATTTTATGATCGGAAATCCGGAAACTGCCCACAATCGGATCGCCGGTATTGTCCTCGGCTTCAAAGAATCTCTCCTCGAGGAGgctgagaaggaaaaaaagcttgGCCA TTGGAAAATAATAGCGGCCCGAATTATTGTAAATCTCTCGGTGATATCGCTCTTGGTCGCTTCGGCTTACGCGGTCGTTCAAGTAGTAGCGAGAAGCACCGAGTCCGATGCGGAAAGCGGCGGTTGGTGGCGacaaaatgaaataacaatcGTCATGTCCCTCATATCTTACATATTTCCCCTATTCTTCGAGATACTGGGTATCTTTGAAAATTACCATCCTCGCAAACAATTGCGATTGCAATTGGCCAG aATTATGCTTCTCAATCTTCTCAATCTTTACTCGTTGATTTTTGCACTCTTCGATAAAATAAGCAGTATG GACGTCGAGTTAAAGTCTTTGAAGCCAACGATCGAGAGTAGTAGTACGCGGTCGTTCCCGTCCCCACCGCCGCCAGACTCAAATTTCATCAAGACAAAGTGTGAAAAAGTTGGTGTACCTTGCCAAGAATCAATTTATCGTTATTACGGAGCTTTGGCTTCGATGAGTCTCCTCTTTATGTCAAATGTGTCGTCCTTGAACGAGACAACCTCGAGTCTCCGATATTACGATTCATCGGGAATCAATAACGATAACGAGACTTTGGCGAGGGAAATAGCATCGAAATCAAGTATTTATTCCGCCGACGAATCAGCTGCTATTCCGGGGACTCCGAGTATGAAAGTAACTTCGGACGAAttgcccccctcccccccgtTGTTGAACTTTCAGTCGTCATGGTctctcgatgaaaattatCTCGGATccgtcgaagaaaaaaataaaaatatgaattacGTTGACTACGATTCGCTCAATTATCCAGACTCGTCGGAATATGACGCAACGAGTTTCACAGatgttttcaatgaaacgtccGGCAGAATCGAGACTACGATAGCAACGACGGTGAGTGACTCGAGTACCGGCCAGGCTCTTCCTAACGACGCGATATCCCAAACCCACACCGAAATTATCAGGTGTTACGAGATAATCTGTAACGGTTGCGATTCGGCATCATCGCAGACACAGAGGAACAACAAATACGAGGAAAAATATCAAGGGACGGGGGGGG CAGCAAGTTTGCCTCCGTTGAAGCTTTTGGAcatgaaaactcgaaaaaaattacgacGACTCTGTTGGGAGACGATGTTTGGCCAGGAGTTGGCCAAGCTCACCGTCATGGATCTG GTACTGACGATCATCGCGACGCTGGGAGTTGACTTTCTTCGGGCTCTTTTTATACGTTTTATGAATTCGTGGTGGTGTTGGGACTTGGAGAAACAGTTTCCCCAATACGGGGATTTCAAGATTGCCGAGAATATATTACATCTCGTCAATAATCAGGGATTAGTTTGGATGGGAATGTTTTTCAGTCCTGGTTTGACCGTATTGAATCTGGCTAAATTGGGAATTCTCATGTATCTCAGATCTTGGGCTGTTTTGACGTGTAACGTGCCGCACGAAGTTGTCTTTCGAGCTTCGAG GTCCAACAACTTCTATCTCGCTCTCTTACTCACCATGCTGTTTCTTTGCGTTTTACCTGTCGGTTACGCAATCGTATGGGTCGAACCTTCGTGGCACTGCGGACCGTTTTCCGGCTATCCGAGAATTTACCACTTGGCTACGGAAAGTCTGAGAAACGCTCTGCCCGGAGAAACTCTCCACAA GTGCTTGGATTACATCGCGTCGCCTGGCATTGTAATTCCGCTTATCGTTCTTATGGCCCTCATTATTTACTACATGCTCTCTCTCGCCAGCTCTTTGAGGGAAGCCAACGACGATTTAAAG ATTCAGTTGCGCCAGGAAAGAACGGAGGAGCGACGTAAAATGTTCAGAATCGCCGAAAAAAGAGGACAACTTCGGGAGGCGCCATTcgcgaaatggaaaaaaattctcccgGTATTGGCGTCCCATGAGAAATCAAGCGAAACACCGGTTTCAAAAG CTATAAgcagttttttcgatttaaaaaatcgtcgagAGGCGAGAATTCGATCGATTAATTCGGAGGTCGACGAGGCAACGGACGATGAGCAACATTTTTCGCTTCCTCACGATCCTGGGGCTTATTCGCGCGAAAGAGCCAACTCTGACATGCCCGGGAAAAAACACGCTTGTTTCAACGACGA CGATCGAGGGACCATTCCGAAAATTCGTGTAGACACCACAGGAGCCCCGAATCAATCTAATCGACAGCGGAGTCTCGAAGAAACAACCTTCAGATCAGACACGACGACTTga